The Vanessa atalanta chromosome 25, ilVanAtal1.2, whole genome shotgun sequence nucleotide sequence ggcttaaaaataaatgataaaagctATTTACAAGAGGCCGTCACGGTTCTTAAATACCGTTTATTctaactatacatttataatatacaatgaaatGATGAACATCAATAAGCTGGTCTCGTGTTAAAATGTTCTCGAACATTAGAAGCTAAGATTATCTGCCGCAGACGACAGATTAATGGTAAATCAGGTTTGCGATGGACCATCTTCTAAAGGTCTAAATCGTACAAACCCGTCCTGAGCTACCAGCATGCTTGCACCAGTATCGTTCGGATTAATCTCATCCTGGGGTTGGGAGTACGACGCTTCGTAACTACAATTTCTAGGAGCTGGTTGGGGCGTCCCCATAGCGCAATGATAGTTCCTTTCATTAGGGTCCTCGGAGAAACCGTATAAGTCAGTGGACTTCGGCCTGTCCGGGAAACCGTTACCTTTACCGCGCTTCTGACTACCGCTCGAGTTTACCATCGAAGTGGAGGGAGAATTGCGACGCTGTGAGTTCCTTATCTGCGGACAAGGACCCTCATAGCTTCGGTTGGGGTTAAGAGTTTGGATACCGGATGCGTGGTAAGAGGCATTCTCGGCATTGTAATTGCCATATTCATCTGGCATATGTGGCTGGTGATAATGATGACTCATAGAAGGATCGTAACCCATCGTCATGCAGTTCTGGACGTTTTTATTCTTTGCTCTGTGCTTTTTCCGCGGATTGCTATTCGTTCTTGACGAAACCCTATCATAGGACATGTGTTTGAAGTTATGGGAACTACGATTTGAACCGCCGTTGTAGTTTTGGTTTTTGATATCTCGAATAAAGTCACTATTGCTACCGTATTGGATGACATTGTATTCGTGGTCTAATGGATCGTCACCTTGTAACGATTGCATCGCGGGATCGCAGTTGGAATAATGGTCATCGGAGGCGGACTCTATACCGCTGTAACCAGCCATGTTTGGATGGGGTTTGATCAAATGATTGGTAACGCCTTGGCTAGATGTGGCATTGCTCGATTCTGTCGAACTGCTATGTCCGGCGTTTGCAATGGAACTGTGTCCAGAATAGTTTTCAGTGCCAGAATTGTTATCGCAATTACCGACTAATGTATTTAATGGGAATCTCTGGTGGTCTACTGGACCGCAGCATTGGTCTGGCAAGTTTGTATGATGACCCGCGGTTTCATAAATAGGCTTACCCGTTCTCAAAGTATACGTGTGTAAGTTCgtatttgtattacaaatagCGGGAAAGTCTGATTCAAATTGTTCATTACTAGACCCTGCCGTGCAAGGGAATAGTCCAAGTCCTGGTATTTTTTGACCGTCAGCCTTCTCGTGTTGCAGAGAAGTCACTACACCTACTTTAAGACTTATTACCCAGGAAATAAGAGCTACTATGCTGATTTCGATCAGTCGCAATGAAAACTGATAGCCCCATTGCAACCAATCAAATTTGGTCATATTTACTTGATTTATACCAATTATGCCGTAAATTTGAAGCGTTGCcatcaaaataaatagcatTGCTGTGGCCAGGTTAATGTGTATCGCTTGGTGCAGATTTTGAAAACCATGAATATATGTGTGacttttcttttgtaatatctGTTTAAGCATTTTGTACACATATAGGTAGCAGAGCCCGATAGTGAGGCAgaccataataaatataatttgacaagTTAGACCTAGTACCCTTTTTTCGACCCCCTGTGGGGACCTAATAATCGTTTTACTATTTTCAAGGATATGCAACATTATACAGGACAAAAGATGCAGACCTCCGCCGATAATAATCGTCCTGGGGCGGTAGAGGAACGCGCAGCATGTagtcttaaaattaatactattcgTTAAAAGGAACAAAATGGTTGACGCAAATGCTAGACTCAAGAATATCTCCGGAACGTGAAGGAGGATTTCGCTCGTGAAAACCGGCaatgaattgttaatattatacggATCATACAACATGTAAAATATTCTCAGAACACAAACGAATACCAATATCAAATgtagaattataaaatagtattgagTGAAGAGATGCgtgaatttattgtaatatatgatCGAATAGATGGAATATCCGGCGAGGAAGGTGAAAATAACGGCCGCTCCATAGATGTGAATGTTCCAAGCGACCGGCCATGTCACTCCGAGTCTTTGCACGGGGCCGTTGTTCTTCGAATCGTGTTTCAGTATTTTCTTATCTGAATTAACGTTTGCTAGGTTATGATATCTCTCCGTTGACATTTCAGGATCGCTCAATTCGAAGCCGATTGTCGTCGCCGGCGTGAAGGTTCCGTCTTTTCTGCTATCGTTTCGTTCTTGTTGTTTGTTTGTCGCATATTGGAGATTCCTTCTAGTGTTCGTTTCTCCATTCTGTTCTACAATAAGTGGCCTATCTAAATTATTCATATCGGGGTCTAGTACAGCTAAAACGCCTTCAGTTGAAGTGTCTCTATTAGAATCACTAAGTGTTACACCAGCGTCCTTCGTGACATATATGTCACTTTTTGAAGTCTTCTCTTGATTATGTTGGGGTTTCGCGGTGACTGTTCTGAGAAGAACGTCTGGAATATCCTCCTTCCTACCATTGGAACCGGAGAGGATCCTCGATATTGTTGGGATGTTAAGCGAATTCGGCACAAAGTCTGTGAAATTTGCTTGATCCGACCCATGCTTGTCGCCATCTAATTCTTCCggctgaaaacaaaaataaatatattttataattaaataaaaaaaaaagaaattttaaatcattattatcaacAAGTGGTTCCGTAACTATGCATTGAACGTTATTGATTTTCAATTCAAACAAATATTGTCGCTGTAACGTTGTTTTAAAACTACATTCAGCTTGTTCCGTGACAAGTTGGTGATAGTTGGCAATAGTTACGATTTCAAGAGGTCAGAGAAATTTGTACCTTATGACTGGGCGTGTTAAGGGCCTTTTTCTTCTGCGGTTCCAGTCCAACTGGCGGCAAAGGCGGTGCGGGCGGAGGCGCCGGCACTTGTGGGGAGGACGTTTCCTGAAAATTGGGAAATTTGCTATTTGAGTGGATTTCGGAAAGGCAATTGGACATGTCTGTGgcgttagttttattttcttggAGTTGAATTGTTTTAAAGTGGCATCCGATGGACTATTTCATGCTGCTTATGCAGGATTTAGCTTTTCCGCGATAGTAAGATTTgtaatcaaaaacattttagttttccAAAACATTGGCAAGATTTTgaccatataatatttatatatatacttagagaagttactttttttctaaagttattgctacttaatatacatataagttatattataaatgtattgctTGTTACCTGTCCTGGTGGTCTGATGGGTATGCGTTCATGCCCAGGCCCAAGGGAAGGAGGAGGGATGGGCCGCCGATTAAGGTAACTGTTCCCATCTGTGTTCGTGCCTGAAAGTAATTATATTCACATTACAATATATGTAGATaagttacatataatttaatctttgttaCCTAAAcgaaatatagatatattaacaaatttgtTACAATCCAAACATGACGGTTATaagtttttgaatttcgaatttaatttcaaatatagatCAATACGAAGGCGCGCCCTTCCACGCTGAATTGTCGGTGTGCATTAGTATAAGTGACGCTCGTGTTTATAAgacgtcttagtgtgcgtgtgaTGACTAATATAATAACAGAGAAAtcaaaaagaatataatttcgATTATGTTCTGTTAATGATTGatctatattttaacaaaaagtttcATGTAAAATAGTTTCTTATACACAGATTGGCCATAACCATTCGtcacagaaatatttataatcgagTGGGTTCGTAAGTTCGTGACTATATAAAACCTGAGgagttttataacatattacattGATATTACCTCTAAGTGTTGGCTTATCAGCAAACGGGTTTCGGTACTCCGGCGGCAACGGCGGAGTGAAAAACGCGCGGCCTGGCGGCGCGTACGAGGGTACCGCGCCGACGCCAGCCAGCAGGGCCGCGCCGTGGTGGGCGGGTGGCCTggtgaataatatttatgtaagtttACATCATGTTAGTTTAGGTAGTTTCTAGTAATAAATATGTTGGGCTATGTGCCAGTTTATACAGCCCTAAAACTGAAAGCGTATTgccaaaaaataatatgcatcATGAGTCTTAAGGCGAGGCCCGTCGTTGACTAGGACTCGCGGCCATTTGACCGACATACAAGACTCTGGAATTGCTCAGCTCGTATGATAAGTTCTTATTAACTAATAATCTGATTcctataattttcaataaaatttattgttattcgaaagtattctaatttttttttatggctttggttggcggatgagcatatgggacacctgatgataagtggtcaccaccgcccatagacaaaggcgctgtaagaaatattaaccattccttacatcacctatgcgccaccaaccttgggaactgagatgttatgtctcttgtgcctgtgattacactggctcactcaaccttctaaccggaacacaacaatacagagtactgttatttggtatatataaaagtacttaAATACATTCTAAATCAATAACGACATTACAAACGATAAAGATCCCGAGATAAATACGAAGatatttacaaacacaatacGATAACGCAGACAAACgtaatatatacgaataaataataaacaataaacgcCAAACGCTAAATCGCTGGCAATATATTCCGTTTAACAATGAAACGTTCGAACGTAAATCTGCGCGGTCGCAGTGAATGCAAACTCGAAATTTCAATGAACGCTCGCATACCGCGGTTAGTGTGAAACGACACGTGCGGAATTTTAAAGTTTCACCTCTTTTGAGAAATCCTGATCGTGAACAGATAGCGtaatctttacatataataaaaatgtctgtCCGTtcgtgagattttttttaatagtaatgtcAGCAAGAATGTCTAGTCGCGCTTGTGAAAGTCTGTTTATACCAAgtgtgattttatttgatatgtttTCATCATTAGATTTGGCTGCAGGAACAAACTGTTAAAATCGCGCACGGCCGTCTTTTAAGACGAAGATTTTGTGTTAATTCCAACACGCAAATCCTTCACAGTTCCGTTACGACCTACTAAAAGTAAATAGCACTCGTGAAAAATCATCAGAATAATTGACTTGACCAGCGATCTTAGGTTGAAACCTACTGGAAGGTCTCGGAAAATGCCATTTTAGCAATAAGaccaatttttttatgacaacgGTAGTATAAAGACctcagattttaaaataaaagtccaTTGCAATTTCCCGGTAGCCAGAAACTCCACGTcacttcaaatattaattagtgaCGTATTAAAAACACGTTAATTACTACGTACACTTCGGTATTCTGTATTCGCTATTAATTCCATATTCGGTTTTGTTGCTTCAGTATAATGTTTCGCGCGCTCCGCCTGGCTTTTGTTTCATAATCTACGGTAAACAATACCTCTAAACTCCGGTTACAAATCGGGATATCTTGACagaataattgcttttttttattggttccaTCAGGAATTTGAATTTAGTGTCTCAAAGCCTACAGCCTTACAAGTCAGCCACTAGGCATGAGGAAATAGTACCTTAAGGTAATAATccaatatacttattaatattaattatagcgactaaattaacaaaattaaaactactcAATGATTTCTATAACTAGCTGGTCCACGCGGTTTCAGCTGTATTAAATGATCCTACTTCACACTGGTGGGCtgtatgttaaattttacatacaagccagcgaaatatatatataattgaggtCATTGAAATTTGCATTAATATTTAGGTAATCTAGTCTCCATTATCTAAACCAGATCGAACGATTCCACAGACAAATAGTAGTACAAAACAGATTTCACATCAGCGTACAAGTTTAGCGAAATGTCAGTGACCCGTTGCCGACCAGTATAACTTGAACGTTTCACCAATATTCTGTATATGGTGATGTGGGTTTTCATAAACGGTGTGGGAACTAAAAATTGGCGTGGTGCCCGAACGATCGTACTATTTCGCCGTTCTCACCACGTTAACCGTATTTTAATGAATCCTGTtggaatgtattataaatattattatttgttgcgGCAACACATATTAGAGTATACGAACCGTACGATTTGTTATCTTTATTCcgttcttaatttgaattttgtttttaaacgacttaaattcaaattaaaggcATTCCATACGTTGCAAATGGGCAATTATTCTtctatttaattctttattcgaattttgatttatacacgattttttttttaatacgattatTGAAATGGTATCGAAGATCATTGTTGTACAtccattaaatatttgcaattcTATAATCTGTAATAAATCCGTCGTCTCTCTCATATCCCTCCATACACTCCAACCATGTCTTCTTAGGTCGTCTTCCCCTCCACCCATCTACGCTCACgctcaatatttttaactataaaatcatTTACTGCTTCACCTAGAAATATTGTTTAGAGCGTGACTAGTTAAACAAAACCGTCTTTTTGTTTCGAAAGTCAAATTAAAGATTACGGAAAAAAGATCTCTAAGCGGTTATGATTAAGGCCGATTTTAGAAATC carries:
- the LOC125073806 gene encoding uncharacterized protein LOC125073806 isoform X2, with product MILYISLCFILVVLADPLPGKHVPLESYESELEREHALPTSVPNADILKTNSNPTYHKPRPPAHHGAALLAGVGAVPSYAPPGRAFFTPPLPPEYRNPFADKPTLRGTNTDGNSYLNRRPIPPPSLGPGHERIPIRPPGQETSSPQVPAPPPAPPLPPVGLEPQKKKALNTPSHKPEELDGDKHGSDQANFTDFVPNSLNIPTISRILSGSNGRKEDIPDVLLRTVTAKPQHNQEKTSKSDIYVTKDAGVTLSDSNRDTSTEGVLAVLDPDMNNLDRPLIVEQNGETNTRRNLQYATNKQQERNDSRKDGTFTPATTIGFELSDPEMSTERYHNLANVNSDKKILKHDSKNNGPVQRLGVTWPVAWNIHIYGAAVIFTFLAGYSIYSIIYYNKFTHLFTQYYFIILHLILVFVCVLRIFYMLYDPYNINNSLPVFTSEILLHVPEIFLSLAFASTILFLLTNSINFKTTCCAFLYRPRTIIIGGGLHLLSCIMLHILENSKTIIRSPQGVEKRVLGLTCQIIFIMVCLTIGLCYLYVYKMLKQILQKKSHTYIHGFQNLHQAIHINLATAMLFILMATLQIYGIIGINQVNMTKFDWLQWGYQFSLRLIEISIVALISWVISLKVGVVTSLQHEKADGQKIPGLGLFPCTAGSSNEQFESDFPAICNTNTNLHTYTLRTGKPIYETAGHHTNLPDQCCGPVDHQRFPLNTLVGNCDNNSGTENYSGHSSIANAGHSSSTESSNATSSQGVTNHLIKPHPNMAGYSGIESASDDHYSNCDPAMQSLQGDDPLDHEYNVIQYGSNSDFIRDIKNQNYNGGSNRSSHNFKHMSYDRVSSRTNSNPRKKHRAKNKNVQNCMTMGYDPSMSHHYHQPHMPDEYGNYNAENASYHASGIQTLNPNRSYEGPCPQIRNSQRRNSPSTSMVNSSGSQKRGKGNGFPDRPKSTDLYGFSEDPNERNYHCAMGTPQPAPRNCSYEASYSQPQDEINPNDTGASMLVAQDGFVRFRPLEDGPSQT
- the LOC125073806 gene encoding uncharacterized protein LOC125073806 isoform X1, which translates into the protein MSIRRRAMGKQDSSWRRVFSVFVCVIVLCDSVSGKQMSETLQRALSAVRGPSPGAKKLLNIPEDGADPLPGKHVPLESYESELEREHALPTSVPNADILKTNSNPTYHKPRPPAHHGAALLAGVGAVPSYAPPGRAFFTPPLPPEYRNPFADKPTLRGTNTDGNSYLNRRPIPPPSLGPGHERIPIRPPGQETSSPQVPAPPPAPPLPPVGLEPQKKKALNTPSHKPEELDGDKHGSDQANFTDFVPNSLNIPTISRILSGSNGRKEDIPDVLLRTVTAKPQHNQEKTSKSDIYVTKDAGVTLSDSNRDTSTEGVLAVLDPDMNNLDRPLIVEQNGETNTRRNLQYATNKQQERNDSRKDGTFTPATTIGFELSDPEMSTERYHNLANVNSDKKILKHDSKNNGPVQRLGVTWPVAWNIHIYGAAVIFTFLAGYSIYSIIYYNKFTHLFTQYYFIILHLILVFVCVLRIFYMLYDPYNINNSLPVFTSEILLHVPEIFLSLAFASTILFLLTNSINFKTTCCAFLYRPRTIIIGGGLHLLSCIMLHILENSKTIIRSPQGVEKRVLGLTCQIIFIMVCLTIGLCYLYVYKMLKQILQKKSHTYIHGFQNLHQAIHINLATAMLFILMATLQIYGIIGINQVNMTKFDWLQWGYQFSLRLIEISIVALISWVISLKVGVVTSLQHEKADGQKIPGLGLFPCTAGSSNEQFESDFPAICNTNTNLHTYTLRTGKPIYETAGHHTNLPDQCCGPVDHQRFPLNTLVGNCDNNSGTENYSGHSSIANAGHSSSTESSNATSSQGVTNHLIKPHPNMAGYSGIESASDDHYSNCDPAMQSLQGDDPLDHEYNVIQYGSNSDFIRDIKNQNYNGGSNRSSHNFKHMSYDRVSSRTNSNPRKKHRAKNKNVQNCMTMGYDPSMSHHYHQPHMPDEYGNYNAENASYHASGIQTLNPNRSYEGPCPQIRNSQRRNSPSTSMVNSSGSQKRGKGNGFPDRPKSTDLYGFSEDPNERNYHCAMGTPQPAPRNCSYEASYSQPQDEINPNDTGASMLVAQDGFVRFRPLEDGPSQT